The following are encoded together in the Zingiber officinale cultivar Zhangliang chromosome 8A, Zo_v1.1, whole genome shotgun sequence genome:
- the LOC122012274 gene encoding NAC domain-containing protein 43-like translates to MSTIQVNGQSVVPPGFRFHPTEEELLSYYLRKKVSSQKIDLDVIRDVDLNKLEPWDIQEKCRIGSSTPQSDWYFFSHKDKKYPTGTRTNRATAAGFWKATGRDKLIYSAAHRIGMRKTLVFYKGRAPHGQKSDWIMHEYRLDEHPQDLVHIGGAMGESTTNHPISDHNQDEGWVVCRVFKKKNMHHHHHKPSIDAGANNSSSATSRCDDGGGALDQILQFMGTRPCKWERGTISCSRNGGVGDRRPRDTAGGGLLEMFMKLPALESPNINNNPYCSFVPVDGSCSTKAVEEEPISGDWAAFDRLLASQLDGSTNGAGEAGCFGFEIDSSSGCGTLVEENEEDVYRPRGDGDLWSLTRTTSAMSDNMSGASR, encoded by the exons ATGAGCACGATCCAGGTGAACGGGCAGTCTGTCGTTCCACCGGGCTTCCGTTTCCACCCCACAGAGGAGGAGCTCCTCTCCTACTACCTCCGCAAGAAGGTCTCCTCCCAGAAGATCGACCTCGACGTCATCCGCGACGTCGATCTCAACAAGCTCGAGCCATGGGACATCCAAG AGAAGTGTAGGATCGGGTCGTCGACGCCGCAGAGCGACTGGTACTTCTTCAGCCACAAGGACAAGAAGTATCCTACCGGCACCCGCACGAACCGCGCCACCGCCGCCGGCTTCTGGAAGGCCACCGGCCGCGACAAGCTCATCTACTCCGCCGCCCACCGGATCGGAATGAGAAAGACGCTAGTGTTTTACAAAGGCCGCGCCCCCCATGGCCAGAAGTCCGACTGGATCATGCACGAGTACAGGCTCGATGAACACCCCCAAGATCTCGTCCAC ATCGGTGGCGCAATGGGAGAATCGACGACGAATCACCCAATCAGTGATCATAACCAAGATGAAGGTTGGGTAGTGTGCCGGGTGTTCAAGAAGAAGAACatgcaccaccaccaccacaagcCCAGCATCGACGCCGGCGCCAACAACTCTTCCTCGGCTACTAGTCGCTGCGATGACGGCGGCGGCGCATTGGATCAGATTCTCCAATTCATGGGTACTAGACCGTGCAAGTGGGAACGCGGTACGATCAGCTGCAGTCGTAACGGCGGCGTTGGCGATCGCCGCCCCAGGGACACCGCCGGCGGCGGGCTGCTGGAGATGTTCATGAAGCTACCGGCTCTCGAGAGCCCCAACATCAATAATAACCCCTACTGCAGCTTTGTTCCTGTAGATGGATCATGTAGCACGAAGGCCGTGGAGGAGGAGCCGATCAGCGGAGACTGGGCTGCGTTCGACCGGCTGCTTGCCTCGCAACTCGACGGCAGCACAAATGGCGCCGGGGAGGCAGGCTGCTTCGGGTTCGAGATCGACTCATCTTCCGGCTGCGGAACACTTGTGGAGGAGAATGAGGAGGATGTGTACCGTCCACGAGGGGATGGCGATCTGTGGAGCTTGACCAGGACAACGTCGGCGATGTCAGACAACATGAGCGGTGCCTCCCGGTAG
- the LOC122012273 gene encoding protein IQ-DOMAIN 17-like, with protein MGKKNSGGGGSSWLTAVKRAFRSPTKDPDGKTSRQRESPDQEEQEDKQKREKRRWIFRKLYSPQDQQQLRTTVAVPAVTAEQRHAIALAVASAATAEAAVATAKAAAEVVRLTRPSSSFVKEHYAAVVIQTAFRGYLARRALRALKGLVKLQALVRGHNVRKQANITLRCMQALVRVQARVRNQRMRLAQESSSSFSYDTSLCDTQYLHATDRTSMHSREGSSFAEDWNDHPRTMEEIQSMLRLQRDAALKRERALSYAFSHQLRRSDRHLSPSLEDDFDGEVVSAGESEPVRWMDRWMASRSSFDNRVSSRSRVSTEYRDPIKTLEVDTARPFSYAVSANPRRQSPPARHPSSPLQRSLATPSPSKARPLQVRSDSPRAGRDERSFLSAHSPRQLQQQQQHPSVAAPNYMAATESAKARVRSLSAPRQRPGTPERGVGVSAKKRLSFPAPDPYGCSQSLRSPSFKSAAGWFSGEQRSNASPSCNDSVGGEASPSSTTDLRRWLR; from the exons ATGGGCAAGAAGAACAGCGGTGGCGGCGGCAGCTCTTGGCTCACGGCCGTCAAACGCGCATTCCGATCTCCAACCAAGGATCCCGACGGGAAAACCTCCAGGCAACGCGAATCGCCCGACCAAGAAGAACAGGAAGACAAG CAAAAACGGGAGAAGCGGAGATGGATCTTTCGCAAGCTGTACTCTCCGCAAGACCAGCAGCAACTCAGGACCACTGTCGCCGTGCCGGCGGTCACGGCAGAGCAGAGGCACGCCATTGCGCTGGCAGTCGCCTCCGCGGCGACGGCGGAGGCGGCGGTGGCGACGGCGAAGGCAGCAGCAGAGGTTGTGCGGCTCACCAGACCTTCCTCTAGCTTCGTGAAAGAGCATTACGCGGCCGTCGTCATCCAAACTGCCTTTCGTGGATACTTG GCGAGGAGGGCGCTGCGGGCGTTGAAGGGGTTGGTGAAGCTTCAAGCGCTAGTGAGGGGCCACAACGTGCGCAAGCAAGCGAACATTACACTTCGGTGCATGCAAGCGCTGGTGAGAGTCCAGGCAAGGGTGCGTAATCAACGTATGCGGTTGGCTCAGGAGTCATCCTCCTCCTTCAGCTATGACACGTCTCTTTGTGATACCCAGTATCTGCACGCCACAGATAGGACGTCCATG CACTCGAGAGAGGGGAGTAGCTTTGCTGAAGATTGGAACGACCACCCAAGAACAATGGAAGAAATCCAATCAATGCTTCGGCTCCAACGGGATGCGGCTCTCAAGCGAGAAAGGGCGCTCTCATACGCCTTCTCCCATCAA CTTCGGAGATCGGACCGACACCTATCGCCGTCGCTGGAGGATGATTTCGACGGCGAGGTGGTTTCGGCGGGAGAGTCTGAGCCGGTCCGGTGGATGGACCGTTGGATGGCGTCAAGGTCTTCTTTTGACAACAGAGTAAGTAGCAGGTCGCGCGTCTCCACAGAATACCGTGATCCCATCAAGACATTGGAGGTCGACACGGCTCGCCCTTTTTCCTACGCCGTCTCCGCCAATCCTCGCCGTCAATCGCCCCCCGCCCGGCACCCATCTTCCCCCCTCCAACGATCTCTTGCCACGCCGTCTCCCTCCAAGGCGCGCCCTTTACAGGTTCGCTCTGACAGCCCCCGCGCCGGGCGCGACGAGCGGAGCTTCTTATCCGCCCATTCCCCCCGGCAActacagcagcagcagcagcacccTTCAGTGGCGGCGCCGAACTACATGGCTGCGACGGAGTCCGCCAAGGCGCGAGTGCGATCGCTAAGCGCCCCGAGGCAGCGGCCAGGGACGCCGGAGAGGGGCGTCGGCGTCTCGGCCAAGAAGCGGCTGTCTTTTCCGGCGCCTGATCCATACGGGTGCTCTCAAAGCCTGCGTAGCCCGAGCTTCAAGAGCGCTGCGGGTTGGTTCTCCGGGGAGCAGCGTTCCAACGCGTCGCCATCCTGCAATGACAGCGTCGGGGGCGAAGCGTCACCATCGTCGACAACGGACCTCCGGCGGTGGCTCCGGTGA